The Hyla sarda isolate aHylSar1 chromosome 2, aHylSar1.hap1, whole genome shotgun sequence genome includes the window aataataaagagcagagattatttttacattaaataaataattacattTGAAAATAGTTTAAATTctaaatcatataaaaaaaattgcatgtgtAAATGATCCTATATGCAAGACCCATTTAAATAGGTATTTCCACATAAATGCTCTTTTACATCATCTTCTACTTTCTCCTGTGAACTctatagtaaataggttggggtTTGAAGACTACCTGCAACCATGCCCTTTTTAGCGAGTTCAAGATATTGTGGCTCAAATTCTAGCGCTGAAAATTTTCAGCACAAAACCTGACCAAATTAAGTCAGGAACACTTTTGTATGGCAGCAAGGTGGCTCAGTGCTCTGTGTATTCTGCTGGTGCTGGGGTCATAGGTTCAAGTCTTCCAAAGTCAATGCAATGTAAAGCACTGCAAGATATCTTGATTAGAGACTAAAAGTAGACTAtagtttaagggtatgttcacaaaaaACACGTATGTaaataacctaaaaaaaaaaaacagcctgcaactcaatgtggattttgcacataattttttaaatacggacatttttggaagttttgggggcttttttcaggcgttttttttaagctcccattgatttcaaagtgAGAAGAGCTCTGAAAAAGTAAAGCCTCTTTTTCAACACTTAATTTCAGCATTCTTTTCATGCTTTTTTTCTAAGCATTccgcattaaagtcaatggggttgAAAACTGTGCATTTTCTGAGCATTTTTGAATcactttttagacatttttggggctttttgcATGGCAGAATATACCCTTTATCACAAAGAGCATACCCATAACATTTATCACACTGAGAGGCTGTTTTATAAATCTGTCACATTGTCACATTCTTAGACtggatagcttaaaggggttatccggccatggagcagcacccgcattctattaaaccctgcatagaatgtgggccccccgtgatcagacatcttattccctatactttggataggggataatatgtgtttggctggataacacctttaaaggggtacttcggcgctaagacatcttatcccctatccaaaggataggtgataagatgcctgatcgcgggggtcctgctgctggggaccctcgtgatcttgcatgcagcacccaggttacaatcagtccccggaacatgtttgctccgggtctgattactggcgatcatgggggcctgagcattgtgacatcacggccccgcccccgtatgagtcacgctctgccccctcaatgcaagcctatgggagggacccccgcgatcaggcatcttatcccctatcctttggataggggataagatgtcttagcaccagagtacccctttaaaattagatCAACTATCAGTTTGTTTAAACTGTGCCGGAATTATGCACCAGAAATTATGCAAATTCTTGGCACATACGGTCACATATTAAGCCACTTCCCTTTCAATTTAAGCTACTCCTATTAAAGTGATGCTATACTCCTTTTCAGACATAATGAATAAGTgtctaaaaagtgtctaaaagTGATGCCTAATAATTTTGccacatttgcaatagtaaatcttgACCGTTGTATATGATCACAATGTACTTTATATTATAAATGGTATAGACTGCTCAATCATCTGTTTTTTTGTCTACAGAATGACAATGAACAATGAATCTGAATATGACTTCAATACCACCTTTATGCCCCTCACCATACCAGCATCAACAAACTGTACAAACCCTAATGTAGacagattaataaaaatatacttTCTACCCGCAATGTACAGCATCATCTTCATAGTTGGATTTCCAGGAAACATTATTGCAATTTCAGTATATGTTATGAAGATGAGACCATGGAGAACCAGCATCATTATTTTGCTGAACTTGGCCATCACAGATCTCCTACACCTCAGTAGTCTTCCTTTCCTGGTTTACAATTATGCTAATAAAGAGAAGTGGACTCTTGGAGACTTCATGTGCAAGCTCATCCGTATTGTTTTCCATTTCAACCTATATGGCAGCATTCTCTTTCTTACCTGCTTCAGCATCTTCCGCTACTTTGTCATTGTTCATCCAATGAAATTTCATTCCATCCACAAAAGAAGATGGGCAGTCATAGCTTGCTCAGCTGTTTGGATCATCGCCCTTATTGAGGTCCTTCCAATGGTTGTCATGATGAAAGATGTTGAAGATACAGTGGCTTGCATGGACTTTGCAGCATCTTTTAATACATATGATGTACGTTGGTATAATGCATTCCTCACTTCCATGGGATTTGCATTGCCTTTAATAGTTGTGACACTTTCCTATACCTGCATCAACTTCAGCCTAGCAAATGGACCATATACCAATGATATTCATAAGAAAAAGGCTCGTCGCCTTGTGGTGATTCTTTTAGTGGTATTTTATGCTTGTTTTTTACCTTTACACATTTTTAGAGCAATTCGTATTGAAACTCGACTGTATCCAGTAGGCTGTATATATGAGAAACATATCCATGCCACATACATAGCATCTAGACCCATAGCTTCACTCAATACATTTGGCAATTTGTTGCTATATGTTGCTGTTGGGGGAAACTTTCAGCAGGCTATTCAGTCAGTTTATAAATCAAATCCTTATAAACAGCAACCATAAATCTGGTGACTTTTAGGGTAGGGTAACACTTAGTGTAAACGCAATATATTTCACACTGTGCAAAATACACAGCACAGTAAGCAATATGCTGTGTTTTCTCTTATGAGCAGACACATAGGGCTACTGcactactgcacacacacacggcTGCCGTAAATGGCCCTGTGGATCTGTTCATAGGTGAATACGTAGCATTTTTTATGCTGCGCAGTGCGGAATATGGTGCATATACacaacatgtgaccctacccttagggcagggtcacaaggGGGCGCATACGCAGCATATTGTACACTGCAGATGTGCCGTCAGATGTTACAAGTGGGACTGCAGGGCAAgcttgcggctgggtagctctgtgtgtctgcttgtagtggtggATTTCCCGTTATAGTAGTCTGCCGCTACAAGTAAACCCACAGAGCTACCTGGACACAGTTGGGTGCTCTCTCTGCAGCCCCTCTTGTGACTGCCGTCAGCGCATCACGTGACCCTGCCCTATACTATAAATgtaatgttatatatttatatttcaagAATATTAGCAGCCCTAAATATATTCAATACcagtcacacatcacatatatatataatttacaaggattttttttacattaaagcggtactccactgaaaaccctttttttaaatcaactggtgccagaaagtcaaacagatttgtaaattacttctatttaaacatcttaatccttccagtatttatcagcttctgtatgttccagaggaagttcttttctttttgagtgtcctttctgtctgaccacagtgctctcagctgacacctctgtccatgtaagaaactgtccagagcacaacaggtttgctatggggatttgctcctactatggacagttcctgacaaggacagaggtgtcagcagagagcactgtagtcagcaCTGTAGTCAGGCTACGCTCGCTTAATTCCCGGCGGGTCCCAGCGGCTGTCAACAGCCACGtacctgctggtaatggcggacatcaacgatcgggctgatgtctacaattaacccctcaggtgccgtgatcaatacagatcccggcatctgcggcagtgcggcacttataatggctgatctgatcgcccgcggcatTGCCgcggtgatcagatcagccaagatggcagacagaggtccccttaactgcctccatctgtctcccagggtcttctgcactgatctgccttcaagCAGACCTGAgtagaagatcgccaataatactgatcagtgctttgccctatgtataacactgaacagtattagcaatctaatgattgctataaatagtcccctatggttaaaaaaaagtgtaaaataaatgtaaaaaaaagtgggggaaaaagtgaaaaaattttgaaaagccgctcccccaataaagttttaaattacgccttttccccatattattaCACAAAAGtgtaacaataaataataaaaatatttggtatctttgtaacatatttggtatcgcgtaaactataaaaatatttgatatcgcgaactataaaaatataatgtaaatgatcccctATGGCGaacagcataaacgtaaaaaaaaatataagtcagaaatttcagcttttttgtcacatcaaactgcaaaacaatttaataaaaagcgatcaaagtaccaaaacaaactacggatcatggcacaaaatatgagccctcacacatcaatGAATATGGAAAattaagaaagttagaggtggtcaaaatagggcaattttaaacatactgattttgtaaaaaaaaaaaaaagttttagattttttttaaagcagtacaataatagaaatgtatgtagccATAGCTatcgttttaatcatattgacccagagaataaaaaaaaattaatttttaccgtaaagtgcgaAAACGAaacccccaaatttgctaaattatgatttacgttaaaatttccttacacaaaaaattattgtttgagtttaccatacattttagggtaaaatgaatgatgtcattacacagtacaacgggtcatgcaaaaaacaagccctcataaggatctgggaatggaaatataaaatagttatgaattttagaaggcgaggaggaaaaaacttaaacgctaaaataaaattagctgtgtccttgagagtccttaaggggttaaattaaaattCAGGGCATACTATGTTCTATTTGATATTATCCATAAAAGCAAAAATATACAATGATAACCCCTACGGTTGCCACGTACAAATCTACTgtgcaatttttaaatttttcatgcatattttattgtaaaaatggCTGGAAAATTGCTATGGATTTGCAAAATGAATGTGCTTTGTGTAAGTCTATGTGATtgtctgtacacacaggtccttatttactaagagtgttgtgtaggtttctttgttggttttaattccctacaatttattttccacagtatttaataGGTTTCCctccattttccactttccctacattttcctttttttacacatgctctgatctgactggttttcctcagctgaaatacaCCAcaatttatgtggaaaccttagtaaatctgttgggtttttgtgaaaattttgggaacacgaccctttttggagaccacgccccattttcccggcgaccacaccccttttcgggttttcttagcaaaatggagagttagtcagggttttttcaattcttacgcaaattctggcgcaaaatctggcacaatatctggcgcagacagactcTGGtgcatgttgggtttgcaataataaatgagggccacagtataataaaaaaaaaagtcctattttttgaaaaaaataccaACACATCGGCGATTTagggacacattttttttaaataaaatatgcataaaacactatgtgaacatagcctaagaaacATATTTAATAAGATGGAAATTTGGAATGTTTTAGTTTGACAATATTTGTTATTTATAATTAATTTATTGTATGAATTCCATATGTGCCTTATAATCCAATTATGATGAACAGATGACCATGTAAAAGGGGACTCAATCTTTGTAGGCAGATACCGTATTTATTCCAGTTTATAGAAGAAAGGTATTTAATCCAAACAAAATGATAGAACAACTGAACATTTATGTAACTATCCTTGAGAGTTGTCACAGGTTCAGGATATACAATAAACTCTGCTAATGACAGTAGTAGTAATACTTGGTTTATTAAATGTTATGTTACTAGGTTTTTACTTAAAAGAAGACGTAAGTAAATGCTGTATACGAAACATAACCTGAAGGATAAACTATAATTACAGGTCATGTCTGGTCACCCCTGACATGTATTCTACTTCAGCTGTTATTTCTACAACATACTGTTATAATCTACTTATGTCAAAGTCAAACATGCTGAATAATAATTACTGTACTCCACCTACGCTTTATAACATCTTAGGCTGTTGGTACACGATGTAGTCGAGCAGCAGTAATGGCACATGGTTAACAGCTGCAATACTTTCCTGGCAAGTACATGTGCAACATAAGTTTTCTCTTGCCACAAAATCATGCAGCAGGTAGAGCAGTATCATATTCATGTTGATTTCCAACTATTTTGGTAGTGTTTATTTTACTGCATATGTAGTTTTTATATAGTTCATGCGTATAGATGCGATTTTCAAAATCAGACCCACTTGTAGCGCAAAAGAGCATCCTGTGGATTGTCAGATGAGCAGAATGCTAGTATTCGATGTGGATTATTTTACTGCAGATGAAATTTTTACAGCAAATGTATTAGGTGAAATCCATGGtgaatttaaagggatactccactggaaaatgttttttttaaatcaactagtgccagaaagataaacagatttgtaaattgcttctattagaaaatcttaatacttccagtacttatcagctgctgttatgatccacaggaagttattttctttttgaatttcctttctgtctgaccacagtgctcactgctgacacctctgtccattttaggaatggtccagagcaggataggttttctatggggatttgctactactctggacagttcctaaaatggactgaagtgtcagcagagagcactgtggtcaggccgaaaggaaattcaaaaagaaaagaacttcctgtttgatcataatagcagctgataagtactggaagtattacaattttctaatagaagtaatttacaaatgttttcctgtagagcacccctttaaagcatatttCCAGTGTGGGAAAATTCCCAGAGCAATTTAGTATGGCCACTTTTACACTACGGTAGTTTGATCAGTGTGCATATTAGTATTACTAAGCCAAAACCAGAAACATACCCCACATAGAAATACAAGAAACTATCATCGATAGATTTGTACCTACTAATTTTGGGTTACAAATACTGATACAAAAAAAGAATAGAAGTCTTTAGTGTCTTATGACATGACATGTAAGTCAGATATAATGGTCATTTATCTTTAACTGAATGTCAGTCTTATGTCTTAGTTTTATATTTACGGAGGTTCCAATATATTTTAGGATGGTTTCATATATTGAACTCTACTGGTTTAAATGCAAATGCCAATGGAAAGAATGAAATAGTAGGTGCTGAAGACTGTACAAATGGTTTATAATGGAtttgatatattttaaaatacatagttttttttctgtaattttttccGCCATATATGCATTAAGaaatctgctgtggaaaatccacaaGAAACCAACATAATTTGGTTCACAAAAATGTTGTTACAGTTTTACTGTATGTGGCCTTAtactaaggctgagttcacataagTGCCCAGCCTTATTACGGGGTGACAGATGCAGACCTGGAAAAAGGTTACAAATTGTCATGCAAACTACATGCTTGTACAAAAATTGGCAACCTTTTGCCAGGTCTGTACTGCGCTCACCAAGTAGGAGGAGCGGCATGGTGTAAAGTAGGCATGGGCTTCCCCTTCTCAAAATTTACAACAATTAATTTTTGTGAGCAGGCATGAATTGTATTAAAATCTATGCTAACATAGTTTTCTGAGGCAACAGCACAGGTCTCAGATGCACCGGATTTATTGATAGTTATGTGAGAGGAATTTAATTCTCAAAAGATTTCTctatgctgtcagtgaatggaaaaaaTGCTT containing:
- the OXGR1 gene encoding 2-oxoglutarate receptor 1 isoform X1, yielding MEIMTMNNESEYDFNTTFMPLTIPASTNCTNPNVDRLIKIYFLPAMYSIIFIVGFPGNIIAISVYVMKMRPWRTSIIILLNLAITDLLHLSSLPFLVYNYANKEKWTLGDFMCKLIRIVFHFNLYGSILFLTCFSIFRYFVIVHPMKFHSIHKRRWAVIACSAVWIIALIEVLPMVVMMKDVEDTVACMDFAASFNTYDVRWYNAFLTSMGFALPLIVVTLSYTCINFSLANGPYTNDIHKKKARRLVVILLVVFYACFLPLHIFRAIRIETRLYPVGCIYEKHIHATYIASRPIASLNTFGNLLLYVAVGGNFQQAIQSVYKSNPYKQQP
- the OXGR1 gene encoding 2-oxoglutarate receptor 1 isoform X2, giving the protein MTMNNESEYDFNTTFMPLTIPASTNCTNPNVDRLIKIYFLPAMYSIIFIVGFPGNIIAISVYVMKMRPWRTSIIILLNLAITDLLHLSSLPFLVYNYANKEKWTLGDFMCKLIRIVFHFNLYGSILFLTCFSIFRYFVIVHPMKFHSIHKRRWAVIACSAVWIIALIEVLPMVVMMKDVEDTVACMDFAASFNTYDVRWYNAFLTSMGFALPLIVVTLSYTCINFSLANGPYTNDIHKKKARRLVVILLVVFYACFLPLHIFRAIRIETRLYPVGCIYEKHIHATYIASRPIASLNTFGNLLLYVAVGGNFQQAIQSVYKSNPYKQQP